AAGTGGATATCTTGCGAGGATAAAAGAGCAATACTACTCGCGTTTAATGATTATTCAGAAAATaccaggcacgtgcacacatggACCCCatgtggtgctcaagcaccagcCCTTTTGCCCTGTGATGAAAAAAGTACTCTTTTTGCTAGCAGTGcttcacaactttttttttttttttttttgtataggcAGCACAATGTCTTGCTGGAGTGTTAATTATCACTCTGAATCTGATGATCCATCAGGGATACATTAACATGCTTCTCATCTTTCCCAGCATTCTGGTGAATACCCTTTCATTCTAATCCTATGttgctttggatttgaaatgacaATGTGCGCTAATGTTATTACTttcatgaatgttttatcaatCTTAGTTTGTGCTCTGTGGAATACTGACCTATGTGGCAGGACATGTTCCCAACATGTGTGTGGTAAGCGGCCTCTCGGGAAAATTGCcttcaaatgtgttgttttaaaaaagtgttgCTTTGGATGCCAAATAggatttctttcctttttttaatgggtttgtGCACTTGAGTATTTTTCTTTCACTTGCTAGACCAAGGTAGCATTCTGTCTGAACATCATCAGCTTCCTGTGTTCCGCTGTGTCACTTTGTCTCTCCGTGCTCGACCTCCACTCATTTCAGAGGCTTACATCATCCGAGCTCAAGGTGAGTTCCATATTTGAAACATTTACTTCTGGGTGGGAGGCTCTAAATGAACATTGAGCTCTTTCTTTTCCACAGCTTCATACAGGAATCAAGGCGACGATTGTGTGCCTGCTTGCGATGGAAAGctttattactttatttcttatcTACTGGCAGAGTAAAGCTGTTTGCAGACAACATTTCAACACTCTGGTATGCTGCTTCCTCTATGATGCACTGCACctccaaaacaataaaattaatgATGAGCACTTTTCCCCGCAGCCCATTGTTCAGCTAAAACAAGAGGACTGAACAGGCTGATGCAACTAAACAACCCAACAAGATCAACTGACTGTTTTTTAGTAAAATTATGAACACATCAATGTTGTTTACCCTAATCTACAATATATGAATGTATATGGTGCCCTTTATTCATATTATGTTGGTTAATAACTTCTTGGGAAAgttgtgtttgtctttgtaTACTTACTGTTTGTATATGAATGCAACTATTTGAAATTGTCTTATaattcaaaactaaaaaaaaaaaaaaattttcatttACATATAGtgttacagtatactgtatgttattgcACCTTTTCCTCAAATTAAAAAGGACACGCCTCTTGATAATGTATGAATGCTCGGTGGGCCGATTAACGTACAGATCGGGCCGTATTTGGCCAGCGCGCCATACTTGACCCACCCCTGGTTTCCCGGTTTATGTTTGTCATGTGAAGCAATAAATGAACACTCGAGGGAGACAAACACTAAGAAACACCAAGGCTGGTCAACTTAgaaaataccccccccccccccccccccctcatgaCCCCCCGCTGAAACTCATTCAAATGTTCTtttccatgacattttttttcatagtatGATTATTTTATAGGTGACGGAGTTTGTAATATTTGTGGGTGCTCCGCGTGTGTCTATAGAGGTGACGTCGAAAACAATCATTGCAGCACATGACGGAGGAGAGCGAATGAGCGCTTCTTCCGCTTGTTGGAGACACGCCCCTTCTGTGTTCGCACCAATCAAAACTCATGAGCAGCGTTCTGTTTTCCAATTTTTGCCTTTGTAAGACGTCAACGTCGCCCACTCGTGCTCTGCCTGTTACAGTCGTAATGTGCGTTTATTCCAGCCATTACGTTTGTGTTCGTGTGGCCGGCTAACCGCCCCCTCCCCCGGTGGCGTTTGGGTGAGGGGGGCTAACCCTGCCCAGCTATGGCGTCAGTGTACAGCCGAGGGTCCCATACCCTGAGCAAGGATGACGTGAACTACAGAATGCATTTCCGAATGATAAACGAGCAGCAGGTCGAGGACATAACCATAGACTTCTTCTACCGGCCTCACACCATCACGCTGCTAACGTGTACTGTGCTTTGTTTGATGTATTTCGCCTTCGCGAGGTAAGCTAgctgggggcaaaaaaaaaaaaaaaaaaaggttagctTGGGGAGCTAGCAGGTGGCTAACAGTCGCTGTGATGCTCTTGACAGTCATACTTTATTATCGGACACTTTATTGTCTTTATCATAAAGTCGACGAAATAAGTGACATTTTGGCGACATATTATACGACggtgtttttaaaaatcgcTTTGAAAACCATTAAACGTTAGGTTTAACTGAAATGAAAGGATGCCATGTCAGTCATGTGCCACCATTAGCAACTAACGTCCACATAATAGTAGTCTTCCCCCGCCACATCGCGAGTTTTTGTGTTCCTATCGCGGAAATTTACAGATTACAGCAAtctttttatgtgtttttacaTTGCTTAGTGTTGCCTTGACTGAGCTGATAACACAATTTACTTGTATGTTGAGTCAATGTTcccattttaaatgataaagaataaagtaatttagcacttaattgtataaaaacaaaacacaatgaaagAGATTGTAAGAAATAAACTGGGTTTATAATTACGGTCTACTGTAGTAtgcatgtgttgtgtgtgcTCTTTACTGGGTATGGTctagtgagtgacgtcaggagcagtggacccctgcagatttctttaaaaaagattttcccttttttttgggggggggggggcaacctcGAAAAAGCTTATTGTAAATTTgtccccacttattcaagaatttgggggttttaatttaattttttttttttcaatgtgtcaCACATCTGGTCCCGTGCCCCGTTACTGCAATAATGCCCATGTAATGCTTTGGATGCTGTCATAGGATACATAATGGGCCGTGAtgatttttttaactgcaactAGAGCAATGTGTGTGCTTTGTTTACAGAGATGATGGAAATCCTGACAGTAATCTTTGGGTGGGTTTGATTCTGGTGATTTCCTTCTTCCTTGTCATCAGTGTTTTGGCATTTCCCAACGGTGAGCTTCATATCAAAGATGTTATTTAGTTTAGCTCACAGCACACTAGTTCagctcacagcacaccaccaggcaaaagtgtcacaaaagctATATACTGTACGGCATGTTGAAATAACGATGATATTGTTgctgtcgggcggaatcctTGAATCTTCAAAACCACTACTTTTCAAgaaatcacaaaaatatattgcttgagttaccaaacatCACAAGTCTTAAGTTCATGTTATAACTTATATTCCAATCAGATACTTATGCACATCAACGCAACACCTCCCCATATTCACATTCAATCACAAAGTTCATTTACTAAAAAATAGCAAATTTATGACACTGCCCTTGATTAAACAGCTTTGCCACCACTGGCAGTGCTCATGAAATTCTGCAGGCGCACTGAGCCTCTTCCAACAAGAGAAGGCTCTAATACTTAACAAAAATCCTACAACTGTGCTTATGTCATCGTCCCAAATGCCTTTTCAAAGATATGAGTGactgatgcaataaaaaaaaagaaatataaaactCACAAAACAGTGTAGTAGAGAGAAATTAAATACACGCGCAAACTTCCCTCTGGTCTGATGGGCTTCCTTCTGCAACAAAGGATTACAGCGATTGATTTTTCACAAAACGGGCCTACTCAAATTAATCTAacctattttcactc
The genomic region above belongs to Phyllopteryx taeniolatus isolate TA_2022b chromosome 6, UOR_Ptae_1.2, whole genome shotgun sequence and contains:
- the LOC133479613 gene encoding uncharacterized protein LOC133479613 isoform X3 codes for the protein MQRTMRKTFVCDDSTIITICLGKDSEGRGLAMMPREFSCVFQDMFKVFAYNGFPKPLGAAQCLAGVLIITLNLMIHQGYINMLLIFPSILFVLCGILTYVAGHVPNMCVTKVAFCLNIISFLCSAVSLCLSVLDLHSFQRLTSSELKLHTGIKATIVCLLAMESFITLFLIYWQSKAVCRQHFNTLPIVQLKQED
- the LOC133479613 gene encoding uncharacterized protein LOC133479613 isoform X2; its protein translation is MNIRTMRKTFVCDDSTIITICLGKDSEGRGLAMMPREFSCVFQDMFKVFAYNGFPKPLGAAQCLAGVLIITLNLMIHQGYINMLLIFPSILFVLCGILTYVAGHVPNMCVTKVAFCLNIISFLCSAVSLCLSVLDLHSFQRLTSSELKLHTGIKATIVCLLAMESFITLFLIYWQSKAVCRQHFNTLPIVQLKQED
- the LOC133479613 gene encoding uncharacterized protein LOC133479613 isoform X1, giving the protein MNIRRTMRKTFVCDDSTIITICLGKDSEGRGLAMMPREFSCVFQDMFKVFAYNGFPKPLGAAQCLAGVLIITLNLMIHQGYINMLLIFPSILFVLCGILTYVAGHVPNMCVTKVAFCLNIISFLCSAVSLCLSVLDLHSFQRLTSSELKLHTGIKATIVCLLAMESFITLFLIYWQSKAVCRQHFNTLPIVQLKQED
- the LOC133479613 gene encoding uncharacterized protein LOC133479613 isoform X4 yields the protein MRKTFVCDDSTIITICLGKDSEGRGLAMMPREFSCVFQDMFKVFAYNGFPKPLGAAQCLAGVLIITLNLMIHQGYINMLLIFPSILFVLCGILTYVAGHVPNMCVTKVAFCLNIISFLCSAVSLCLSVLDLHSFQRLTSSELKLHTGIKATIVCLLAMESFITLFLIYWQSKAVCRQHFNTLPIVQLKQED
- the LOC133479613 gene encoding uncharacterized protein LOC133479613 isoform X5; this translates as MNIRRTMRKTFVCDDSTIITICLGKDSEGRGLAMMPREFSCVFQDMFKVFAYNGFPKPLGAAQCLAGVLIITLNLMIHQGYINMLLIFPSILFVLCGILTYVAGHVPNMCVLPVFRCVTLSLRARPPLISEAYIIRAQASYRNQGDDCVPACDGKLYYFISYLLAE